In Lentimicrobiaceae bacterium, the DNA window TAACTTACAAATTTTTAATAAAAATAGATGCGTCAGTTAAAAATTACAAAATCAATTACAAATCGCGAGACAGCTTCTTTGGATAAATATCTTCAGGATATAGGTCGTGAAGGACTTATTACAGCCGAAGAGGAGGTTGAACTAGCCAGAAGAATTAAGGCGGGCGATCAGGATGCACTTGATAAACTTACTAGGGCAAACTTACGTTTTGTTGTGTCAGTTGCCAAACAATACCAAAATCAAGGCTTATCGCTACCCGATTTAATTAACGAAGGTAATGTCGGTCTGATAAAAGCCGGACAAAGGTTCGACGAGACGAGAGGTTTTAAATTTATTTCTTACGCAGTGTGGTGGATACGTCAATCGATATTGCAAGCATTAGCCGAACAAGCACGTATAGTTCGTTTGCCGCTTAATCAGGTTGGTTCTTTAAACAAAATTAAAAAAGAAACAGCACGATTGGAGCAAAAATTTGAAAGACTTCCTTCAACTGAAGAAATAGCCGAATCTCTCGAAATTCCTAACTACAAGGTCGATGCAGTAATGAAAATTAGTACTAAGTACATTTCTATGGATGCACCACTTGTTGAAGATGAGGATACCAAATTTATAGATGTCTTTGTTGATGAAGACTCTCCGTACACCGATTCCGGATTGATACAAGAGAGTTTGTCTTTAGAAATTCAGCGTACACTTTCTACGCTTTCGGAAAGAGAACGCGACGTTATTAACTTGTACTACGGTATTGGAGTACCTCATGCCTACACTTTGGAAGAAATAGCAATGAAGTTCGATCTTACCCGTGAAAGAGTTAGACAGATAAAAGAAAAAGCTATCAGAAAGCTGAAAAATAAGAATAATTCAAAATTATTAAAATCTTATTTGGGACAGTAAATTTTTATTTACTAGAAGTCAAAAAGACTGCACAATGCAGTCTTTTTTTTTGTAATTGAAAATTATTTCAGAAAATTATTAAATTTGAAAAAATTTTGTCAAAGGTTTATGGATAACATAAAAAATTTTATAAATAATATTTGGGAGGTAGAAAGCGAACACCAATCGAAAGAGAGCAAAAATATTGTTGCTGATGTTATTGGAATGTTAGACAAAGGCGAGATACGTGTTGCTCAAAAGGTAGGCGGTTTGTGGCAGGTAAACGATTGGATAAAAAAAGCCATACTCTTGTATTTCAAGCAACAAGAGATGACGGTTATTGATAGCGGAGACCTAAAATTTTTTGATAAAATACCTGTAAAGCAAAATTACAAAGATTTGCAGGTTAGGTGTGTTCCGCCTGCGGTAGCGCGTTACGGATCATTTCTTGCACCCGGCGTTATCCTTATGCCTTCTTACGTCAATATTGGAGCCTACGTCGATAGCGGAACAATGGTAGATACATGGGCGACCGTCGGTTCCTGTGCGCAGATAGGGAAAAACGTACATTTGAGCGGTGGTGTTGGTATTGGAGGCGTATTAGAGCCTATTCAAGCAACTCCCGTTATTATTGAAGATAATTGTTTTATAGGCTCAAGATGTATTGTGGTTGAAGGTGCTATTATTAAAGAAGAAGCTGTATTGGGAGCAAATGTTGTTATTACTGCATCTACAAAAATAATTGATGTTACCGGCGAACAACCTGTTGAATATAAGGGCATCGTGCCTCCAAGGTCGGTTGTTATTCCCGGATCTTACAGCAAAAAATTCAATGCCGGTGAGTATAGCGTTTCTTGTGCTTTAATTATTGGCAAAAGAAAAGCAAGCACCGACTTGAAAACATCATTAAACGATGCTTTAAGAGATTTTAATGTAAATGTGTAATATTTTTTTTGTACTTTTACCACAAATGTATTCAGAAGATATAAATAATGCGCTTTATCATCTTAAAAAGGGAGATATAATTTTATATCCTACCGATACTATTTGGGGCATAGGTTGCGATGCTACTAAAAATAATGTGGTAGAAAAAATATTTAAGATTAAAAATCGTGCCGAAACCAAAAGTTTTATTGTTTTGGTGGATTCCTTTCAAATGCTTAAGCAGTACGTTACACACGTTCCCGACATTGCCGAAGAATTATTAAAAAGCTTTAATACGCCCGTTACCGTTATTTATTCAAATGCACGTAAATTAGCTGCCCATGTTATTGCCCCCGACAATACGGTTGCCATACGAATAATAAATGATGATTTTTGCAATCCTTTGATAAAAAAATTCGGAAAGCCAATTGTTTCCACATCAGCAAATATTTCAGGACAATCAACACCATTGGTGTTCAGCCATATCAATCAAACTATAATTGATGAAGTTGATTATGTTGTAGGTAGCAAACGCGATATGTTTGTCAGCATAAAACCATCGACAATAATTCGTCTAAGAGACGACGGAAGCTACGTTATTATTAGAAGATAGAAATAATGATTGGAGGCTAGTGATCAGTGATTGGTGCAGGTTACGAGTTGTGTGTTTCGTGTTTCGTGTTTCGTGTTAGTTCTGAGTTTCAGCGACTATGTTAAGCTTTTTTAGCAATAAATAAACTTCACTCTTTTAGCATAAATAATCTGTTGTGAGAAGAAATTATAAAAGCCAAAAATTTTGCTTTAAAAGGATGGCATACATTTCTTCTGAATGGAGTTCGAAATGAATCCTTAGTGAGAACGGGAAGTTCCGAGCTTGCTCGGAAATCACCCGCACGAACTTAGGATTTATGAGAACGTAATTCAGAAAAGAAATGTCAGCCTTGATTTTTTGGTTCTTTTGTATCAAGACAAAAGAACGTAAGAAAGATTGAAACCATTAAAGCTAAAAATAGCTACACGCGCTTTACAAAAGCGTGCGAGTTAGGGATTTAACAAGTTAATGCTTTCAGAAACAATTACCACAAGATACAATCGTGCGGTAGCGGGGTGCGGGTTACGAGTTTCGAGTTTCGAGTTTCGAGTATTGAGTTTCGAGATTCGAGATTCGAAATTCGAGTGTCCAAACTTCATAATACTCCTAACCCCTAACTCCTGACTCAAAACTAACAACTCACCCACCACCCACCACCCACCACTCACCGTTCACCATTCACCATTCACCATTCACCATTCACCACTCACCACTCAAATTATAATCCTTTGCAAGTTGTTTGGCAACTATATCTGCGTTGTGAATAATAAGCTCAATAGCAGTTTCAATGTATATGTCTTTCTTACTATTTTGCTGAAAGTAATTTTCCACTGAGTTTAACCAATAAAAAATTGGATTTACGTTAAAAATAAGGAAATGCGATTTCGTTTTGTGTGCCACTTTCATGCAATTTTCAAAATCGGAGTTTTCGTACATTGACGACAATTTTTTTATCGAAACATAACTGTCTAATACAAACATTTCGGCAATTTCTTTTATTGCACTTTTGTCGTCGGTGAAATCAATATTGTAAATCTTGTCGCCCGATAAATCGAACCTATGGTCGGGATTGAAGCTATTAATTATTTCGGGATTCAGGGCTTTTATATCATTTATTAACGTACTCGAACCTATATAATTTAGATTATTCTCAGGAGTCAATCGTTTTTTTTCTGCTTGTTCATCAACTTTCAGTACGTAGGTTAATTCATTACTTGGCAATATATCTATTTTATTTTGTATAATATCTACATCATCAACAATGAATAGTGTGGGGACTACTACATTATCGTTTTTCAGAAAGTCAATATCCGTAACTGCTCTGTACAAAAAACCATGCTTTGCCATATGGTCTTTTAACCATTTTATACGTAGAAACGAGTTTAGAATAAAAAACATATAATAGTTTTGCATAACATATAATTTTAAGAATATTCTTTGAGTAACATTTTTGTAGAAAGTAACCCACAAGCGGCGTTAATATCGGTGCCACGTGAGGCTCTTATTGTTGTAACAAACCCTTTTTGTTTTAGTTTGTTTTGAAATTCAAGCAGTCTGTTTTCGTCGGTTGCAGGCAGGTCTGCATCAGGTGTTTGATGAAATCTAATAAGATTAATTTTGCAACTCAACTTGTTGAGCAAACGAGCAATTTCCTTGACGTGAGCGTCTGTATCGTTTAGTTTTCCGAAAACGATGTACTCAAAAGATATGTTTCTGTTTTTGTAATCGTTGAATCTAACGATAGTTTCAACAACATCACTTATAGGATATTTCTTTTGGATAGGCATAAGCGCCGACCTTTCTTCATCGAAAGGCGAGTGCATGCTAACAGCAAGATTATACTTAGTGTTGAGCAAAAAATGTTTCATTTCGGGTATAATACCTACCGTTGAAACGGTTATTTTTTTGTTGCTGATATTGTATGCTTTTTCGTTACTAAAAATATCCGCCGATTTCAATACTTCTGCTGTGTTATCAAAAGGTTCGCCCATACCCATAAAAACAATATTTGTAATAGGATATTCGGCTACAACAACTCTAAATTGATTTATTATTTCGGCACTTGATAAGTTTTTTTGGAACCCTTGTTTGCCGGTGGCACAAAACTTACAGTTCATTTTGCACCCTACTTGTGTTGAAACGCAAAGTGTAGCCCTGTCGCCGTCGGGGATATAAGCTGTTTCTATAAAATAATCATCGGTAGGAAACAAAAATTTTATTGTTCCATCAGATGAAACCATTTTATCTATATAATTTACATTATAAATACTAAAATGTTGCTTCAGAGTTGTGCGATTATTTTTTGAAATGTTCGACATTTGGTCGAAATCGGAAACGCCTTTGTTGTATATCCAGTCAAATATTTGGCTTCCTATATACTTAGGCAAGTCGAGTTTTGCTAACTCCGCACTCAGTTCAACTATATTTTTCCCCAACAAGTCCATTTTATTAATCACCTTTATGATTAATTAGAAACTACACAACGACTCAAACTACAAGCTCAAGTCTTTGTGTAGCTACATAAATTTATTTTTCAACAAAGATACTTTATTTTATTCTAAAATTTACGCTTCTTGTTGTTGTTTTGAAAAGACTTTAATGTTGTTCACAATAAGGTAAAGTCCGCCAAACAGAACCGCGTTATAAACAAGGTCGCCTAAAATACTGTACTTAAAGAAAGGTAATCCGGCAGCGTAACATTGAATAAGTCCGGCGAAGTTATTTGCGTATATAGGCATAACACCCGATGCCCACACTGCAAAGTTGGTAACAAGGAAGAATATTATCGAACCGGTGAGTGAGGCAGCAATGATATTAACCACTTTAACTCTTTTTTGCATCAACAAACCTAAGCCGACAATTAGGGCAAAACCAATGTACACAGAAACCATAACAAAAGGATCGTAAAGACCAATTATTAAGTCGCTTATAAGTAAGGTGGCAAAGGGAATAGCAAAGGCTAATACCTTTCTGTTGAAGTATGTGCCGCCAAACAATGCAATTGCTGCAATTGGAGTGAAGTTGGGCAAAGGTGCAATGAAACGAAATGCAGCTCCAATAATAACCATTATTATAACTGCTAAAAGTGTTGGTTCAAGTTTTATTGTTTTCATGTTTTATTATTTTTTTTACAAAAGTAATAATTATTTTTAAAATTAAAATACAAGTTCACCTTTACCTTGTCTGATAATTTCAAAATCGGTATCGGTGCAATCAACTACGGTAGAAGGAATGTTATCGCCGTAGCCCGAGTCAATGACAATATCGACCAAAGCCGAATATTTTTCGTAAATAAGCGATGGGTCGGTTGTGTACTCAATTATTTCGTCTTCATCTCTTACAGATGTTGACATAATAGGGTTGCCAAGCATATTAACAATTTCAATAGGTACGTTATGGTTAGGAATCCTAATTCCTACAGTTTTTCGTCTGTCCTGAATTGTGCGTGGCACTTCGTTGTTAGCTTTTAAAATAAACGTAAAAGGTCCGGGTAGGTTATTACGCATAAGTTTAAAGGTAGGGTTACTTATCGGAGCAGTGTATTTCGACATATGGCTTAAATCGGAGCATATAAACGAAAAACGCGACTTGCTTTTGTTGATACCTTTAATTTCGCATATTTTATCAATAGCCTTGCTTTGGTAGATATCGCAACCTATAGCGTAAATCGTGTCGGACGGAAAAATGACAATACCTCCATCTCTAAGACATTCGACAACAGTTCTTATTTGTCGCTGACTTGGAGTTTGAGGGTGTATTTTCAGAAGCATACTCATTTTACAGTCCCATTTTTCTAGCGTCGGCAATAAACCTTGCAACGCCGCTATCGGTTAGTGGGTGTTTTAATAGTCCTAATAATGAATTTAAAGGTGTTGTAACTACGTCGGCTCCTATTTCAGCACACTGAATTATGTGTCCTACGTGTCTGATAGAAGCTGCGAGTACTTGTGTATCGAAGCCGTAGTTGCCGTATATGTGTACTATCTGACTAATAAGTTCGAGACCGTCGTGTCCGCTATCGTCGATACGACCTATAAACGGCGATACGTAAGTTGCTCCGGCTTTAGCAGCCATAATAGCTTGTCCGGCTGAAAAAACCAAGGTGCAATTTGTAGGTATTCCTTTATTCGACAAGTAATTTATAGCCTTAATGCCGTCTTTTATCATCGGAATTTTTATAACAATATTTTCGTGTATCTTCGATAATTCTTCGGCTTCGGCAAGCATTCCTTCATATTCGGTAGAAATAACTTCGGCACTGACAGGACCGTTTACTATTTTGCAGATGTTATAGTAATGTTCCATTATTTTTTGTTTACCTGTAATTCCTTCTTTTGCCATAAGCGAAGGATTGGTTGTTACGCCGTCTAATATACCGAGTTCGTTAGCTTCTTTTATCTCGTCGATGTTGGCTGTATCTATAAAAAATAACATAATAACATTTTTTTGAGGATTAATTACTAAATAAAAAAAGGGTAAGCTACTTATATCGCACCGCTACAACCAATTACCCTTGCTGCATTCCTACCCTGGGGGAGTTCATCAGGAGCTGGTCGTATAAGACTTACCCATTGCAAAGATACATTTTTTTTGTAATTGTACAAGTTATTATTAAAATCTTAATAAAAGTTTACTATTTTTGTACAGAATTAATAATAAAAATATAGAAACATGTTTAAACACGCTTTAAGATGGGGAGCTATAATTGGTGTTATCTCCATTTTGTACGTTTTGTTGCTGTACGTAATAGGTATGTCTGCTAACAAACTATTATCAAGACTAGGTTTGTTAATTCTTATCGTTGGTATTGTAATTGCTACAATAAAGTATAGGAATAATGTTTTGGGAGGTGCAATAAGTTTCGGAAAAAGCTTTTCGTACGGTCTTTTAGTTTCGGTAGTTGTTGCGCTAATAAGTTCCGTATTCAGTTATATACTTTATACGTATATAGCGCCTGAAATGTGGCAGGAGTTCGTTGAATTGTCGCAACAACAAGCTTTAGAAAAATTAGAAAATTCGGGTATGGATATTGACGATATTGATGGAGTAATGGAAATGTCCTCAATGTTTGTAAAACCTTTAATTATCAGTATCTCGTCGTTCTTTTCTATTGTAATGTACGGAGGCATTGTATCCTTGATAGCTTCTATTTTTCTTAAGAAAGAAAAGCCCATTTTTGAAAGTGAAGAAAATTTGACAGAATAATACATATGGATATTTCAGTTGTAGTACCCTTGTATAATGAGGAGGAATCGCTTCCTGAGTTAGTCGAGTGGATTGACAGAGTTATGACCGAAAATAATTTTTCGTACGAAGTTGTTATGGTCGACGATGGTAGCAACGATAAGTCGTGGGAAGTTATATGCGAGTTGAGTAAGAAGTTTGAAACTGTTAAGGCTATCAAATTCAGAAGAAATTACGGCAAGTCGGCTGCACTTAATACTGCGTTTGCAAATGTATGCGGCGATGTTGTTATTACTATGGATGCCGATTTGCAAGACAGTCCGGACGAAATCCCCGAACTGTATAAAATGGTTATTGACGAGGACTATGACATTGTTTCGGGCTGGAAACGCAAGCGCTACGATTCTAAACTAACCAAAAACTTGCCTTCCAAAATATACAATTATTTTTCGCGAAAGATGTCGGGAGTAAAGTTGCACGACATGAATTGCGGTCTTAAAGCCTACAAAAACAACGTGGTCAAAAACATTGAAGTATACGGCGATATGCACCGCTATATACCGGTTATAGCCAAATGGGCGGGATTTAACAAGATAGGCGAAAAAGTAGTTACTCACCAGAAAAGAAAGTACGGCAAATCTAAATTCGGTTGGGAAAGGTTTATCAATGGCTTTTTAGACCTGCTTACCATTATGTTTGTTAGCAAATTCGGCAAAAAACCTATGCACTTTTTCGGCGGCTTAGGTGTACTTATATTTTTTATAGGCTTTATTATTGCTACGTACTTAGTTGTTACTCGGCTGTTTTTCGGAGGTTATGGTATGACTACACGACCCTTATTTTATTTTGGCTTATTGGCAATGGTTTTGGGTACTATGTTCTTCCTGACGGGCTTTTTAGCCGAACTGATTTCGCGTAGTAGCTCCGACCGAAATAAGTATTCTATCGACGAGGTGATAAATTTATAATTACAGAATTGGAAACAAAAAAAATAATTATTGTAGGTACTGCACATCCTTATCGCGGCGGTTTGTCGGCTTTTAACCAACGGGTCGCTTACGAGTGTGTTCAGCAAGGATACGATGTGGAGGTTTACACTTTTACATTGCAATATCCTTCGTTTCTTTTTCCGGGGAAAACACAATATACCGATGAAAAACCTACGCACAACCTTACAATTCATCGTAAGATAAATTCCATTAATCCACTAAATTGGATTAAGGTGGGCAAAGAAATTAAAGCGAAAAAAGCCGATAAAGTGATTTTTTGCTATTGGATGGCGTTTTTTGCACCCTGTTTTGGAACTATTGCCAGAAATTGCAAAGCTGAAAACACAGAATGTTTGGGTTTGATACATAATATGATACCTCACGATCCGACCATTTTGGACAAGTTGTTTCCGAAATATTTTGTTAATGCAATGGACGGTTTTATGGCGATGACCAATTCGGTGGTAGACGACATAAATCATTTTGATAAAAAGAATAAACCTAAACGAGTTTCGCCACATCCTGTTTACGACCAGTACGGTAAGCCTATGAATCGTGAAGAAGCCTTGCAGGCACTAAATTTAGATGCTGATTTTCGCTATATTCTGTTCTTTGGCTTTGTGCGTAAATACAAAGGCTTGGATTTACTTTTGAATGCCTTTGCCGATGCTCGACTCAGACAATTTCCCGTTAAACTGATAGTTGCCGGAGAATTTTATGAATCGGAGGAGCCTTATTTAGAAATTATTAGAAAAAATGCTTTAGAAGAAAGCGTTATCTTACATTCCAATTTCATTCCCGATGATAAAGTAAAATTCTATTTTAATTCAGCCGATTTGGTTGCACAAACTTACCATTCAGCTACGCAAAGCGGTGTTTCGCAAATTGCATATAACTTTGAAAAGCCAATGCTTGTAACCGATGTAGGC includes these proteins:
- a CDS encoding RNA polymerase sigma factor RpoD/SigA, with product MRQLKITKSITNRETASLDKYLQDIGREGLITAEEEVELARRIKAGDQDALDKLTRANLRFVVSVAKQYQNQGLSLPDLINEGNVGLIKAGQRFDETRGFKFISYAVWWIRQSILQALAEQARIVRLPLNQVGSLNKIKKETARLEQKFERLPSTEEIAESLEIPNYKVDAVMKISTKYISMDAPLVEDEDTKFIDVFVDEDSPYTDSGLIQESLSLEIQRTLSTLSERERDVINLYYGIGVPHAYTLEEIAMKFDLTRERVRQIKEKAIRKLKNKNNSKLLKSYLGQ
- a CDS encoding 2,3,4,5-tetrahydropyridine-2,6-dicarboxylate N-succinyltransferase, coding for MDNIKNFINNIWEVESEHQSKESKNIVADVIGMLDKGEIRVAQKVGGLWQVNDWIKKAILLYFKQQEMTVIDSGDLKFFDKIPVKQNYKDLQVRCVPPAVARYGSFLAPGVILMPSYVNIGAYVDSGTMVDTWATVGSCAQIGKNVHLSGGVGIGGVLEPIQATPVIIEDNCFIGSRCIVVEGAIIKEEAVLGANVVITASTKIIDVTGEQPVEYKGIVPPRSVVIPGSYSKKFNAGEYSVSCALIIGKRKASTDLKTSLNDALRDFNVNV
- a CDS encoding L-threonylcarbamoyladenylate synthase, which gives rise to MYSEDINNALYHLKKGDIILYPTDTIWGIGCDATKNNVVEKIFKIKNRAETKSFIVLVDSFQMLKQYVTHVPDIAEELLKSFNTPVTVIYSNARKLAAHVIAPDNTVAIRIINDDFCNPLIKKFGKPIVSTSANISGQSTPLVFSHINQTIIDEVDYVVGSKRDMFVSIKPSTIIRLRDDGSYVIIRR
- the rlmN gene encoding 23S rRNA (adenine(2503)-C(2))-methyltransferase RlmN; this translates as MDLLGKNIVELSAELAKLDLPKYIGSQIFDWIYNKGVSDFDQMSNISKNNRTTLKQHFSIYNVNYIDKMVSSDGTIKFLFPTDDYFIETAYIPDGDRATLCVSTQVGCKMNCKFCATGKQGFQKNLSSAEIINQFRVVVAEYPITNIVFMGMGEPFDNTAEVLKSADIFSNEKAYNISNKKITVSTVGIIPEMKHFLLNTKYNLAVSMHSPFDEERSALMPIQKKYPISDVVETIVRFNDYKNRNISFEYIVFGKLNDTDAHVKEIARLLNKLSCKINLIRFHQTPDADLPATDENRLLEFQNKLKQKGFVTTIRASRGTDINAACGLLSTKMLLKEYS
- a CDS encoding L-threonylcarbamoyladenylate synthase, with amino-acid sequence MLLKIHPQTPSQRQIRTVVECLRDGGIVIFPSDTIYAIGCDIYQSKAIDKICEIKGINKSKSRFSFICSDLSHMSKYTAPISNPTFKLMRNNLPGPFTFILKANNEVPRTIQDRRKTVGIRIPNHNVPIEIVNMLGNPIMSTSVRDEDEIIEYTTDPSLIYEKYSALVDIVIDSGYGDNIPSTVVDCTDTDFEIIRQGKGELVF
- the fsa gene encoding fructose-6-phosphate aldolase, whose protein sequence is MLFFIDTANIDEIKEANELGILDGVTTNPSLMAKEGITGKQKIMEHYYNICKIVNGPVSAEVISTEYEGMLAEAEELSKIHENIVIKIPMIKDGIKAINYLSNKGIPTNCTLVFSAGQAIMAAKAGATYVSPFIGRIDDSGHDGLELISQIVHIYGNYGFDTQVLAASIRHVGHIIQCAEIGADVVTTPLNSLLGLLKHPLTDSGVARFIADARKMGL
- a CDS encoding DUF4199 domain-containing protein, whose protein sequence is MFKHALRWGAIIGVISILYVLLLYVIGMSANKLLSRLGLLILIVGIVIATIKYRNNVLGGAISFGKSFSYGLLVSVVVALISSVFSYILYTYIAPEMWQEFVELSQQQALEKLENSGMDIDDIDGVMEMSSMFVKPLIISISSFFSIVMYGGIVSLIASIFLKKEKPIFESEENLTE
- a CDS encoding glycosyltransferase codes for the protein MDISVVVPLYNEEESLPELVEWIDRVMTENNFSYEVVMVDDGSNDKSWEVICELSKKFETVKAIKFRRNYGKSAALNTAFANVCGDVVITMDADLQDSPDEIPELYKMVIDEDYDIVSGWKRKRYDSKLTKNLPSKIYNYFSRKMSGVKLHDMNCGLKAYKNNVVKNIEVYGDMHRYIPVIAKWAGFNKIGEKVVTHQKRKYGKSKFGWERFINGFLDLLTIMFVSKFGKKPMHFFGGLGVLIFFIGFIIATYLVVTRLFFGGYGMTTRPLFYFGLLAMVLGTMFFLTGFLAELISRSSSDRNKYSIDEVINL
- a CDS encoding glycosyltransferase, translated to METKKIIIVGTAHPYRGGLSAFNQRVAYECVQQGYDVEVYTFTLQYPSFLFPGKTQYTDEKPTHNLTIHRKINSINPLNWIKVGKEIKAKKADKVIFCYWMAFFAPCFGTIARNCKAENTECLGLIHNMIPHDPTILDKLFPKYFVNAMDGFMAMTNSVVDDINHFDKKNKPKRVSPHPVYDQYGKPMNREEALQALNLDADFRYILFFGFVRKYKGLDLLLNAFADARLRQFPVKLIVAGEFYESEEPYLEIIRKNALEESVILHSNFIPDDKVKFYFNSADLVAQTYHSATQSGVSQIAYNFEKPMLVTDVGGLSETVPHGKVGYVVKTDVKEVADALVDYFENNRLQEFTENVKVEKQRFSWSTFINELLAVGS